From Diadema setosum chromosome 5, eeDiaSeto1, whole genome shotgun sequence, the proteins below share one genomic window:
- the LOC140228554 gene encoding uncharacterized protein, which produces MKVKTEKLEKQNKELQAQNSLLKESVTQLENRVTDLDQYHRRVNLEFVGIPETEGENVKKIVVEAAKHTDPNFPEQDVDVTHRLGPKKEKGGPPRPIIVRFTTRRARDAVYNGRKNLRGKTKNQRVFINENLLPATRQLLAKANVERKKADYRYLWTSNARILVRKNSDSPAIVICCEEDLQKIK; this is translated from the coding sequence atgaaagtgaagacgGAAAAGCTGGAGAAGCAGAACAAGGAGCTTCAGGCCCAGAACAGTTTGCTGAAGGAGAGCGTGACTCAGCTGGAGAACCGAGTGACCGACCTAGATCAGTACCACAGACGGGTCAACCTAGAATTTGTCGGCATTCCCGAGACAGAGGGGGAAAACGTTAAAAAGATCGTTGTAGAAGCTGCGAAGCACACTGATCCCAACTTTCCCGAGCAGGACGTGGACGTGACACACCGTCTCGGGCCGAAAAAAGAGAAAGGCGGACCTCCAAGGCCCATAATAGTACGATTCACGACACGACGTGCCCGGGATGCTGTGTATAACGGAAGAAAGAACCTGCGGGGCAAAACCAAGAATCAGAGGGTCTTCATAAACGAGAATCTCCTGCCAGCCACCAGGCAGCTACTTGCGAAGGCCAACGTGGAGAGAAAGAAGGCCGATTACAGGTACCTCTGGACATCGAACGCCAGAATCCTTGTAAGGAAAAACTCTGACTCTCCGGCGATTGTCATTTGCTGTGAGGAGGATCTTCAGAAGATTAAGTAG